A region from the Vibrio navarrensis genome encodes:
- a CDS encoding 1-pyrroline-5-carboxylate dehydrogenase, with amino-acid sequence MVHQVTSFADAFSAWEQWNLTNFDYKCEHLLAFKNALEAKHSTLAKVVSYHLQQAASLLAEAHLLVGPTGETNELYTAGRGVALVIVENEQSDQEAALYSAFALVTCTLIAGNSVIVCSDNQTFNGLLSSALEQTPFPSNLVQMVAYDAAQQLIERDVRSVGYVGHTSVERELNLQLAKRNGAIVGLVSATDPATLNVANDPHLSLRFITERTRTINITAVGGNATLLELGNDTH; translated from the coding sequence ATGGTTCATCAAGTAACAAGTTTTGCGGATGCATTCTCAGCGTGGGAACAGTGGAATCTGACCAATTTTGATTACAAATGCGAGCACTTGCTGGCATTTAAAAACGCGCTGGAAGCGAAGCATTCTACGCTGGCGAAAGTGGTGTCGTACCACTTGCAGCAAGCGGCTTCACTTTTGGCGGAGGCCCATCTTCTGGTTGGGCCAACCGGAGAAACCAACGAGTTGTACACCGCTGGCCGTGGCGTCGCGCTGGTGATCGTTGAAAATGAGCAAAGCGACCAAGAGGCGGCTCTGTATAGCGCGTTTGCTCTGGTGACCTGTACGCTGATCGCTGGAAACAGTGTGATTGTGTGCAGTGATAACCAAACGTTCAATGGCTTGCTCAGCAGTGCCCTTGAACAAACGCCTTTTCCATCAAACCTAGTACAGATGGTGGCTTATGATGCTGCTCAGCAGTTGATTGAGCGTGATGTACGCAGTGTCGGTTATGTTGGGCATACTTCGGTTGAGCGTGAGCTTAACCTGCAACTGGCTAAACGCAACGGGGCGATCGTTGGTTTAGTGTCTGCAACGGATCCGGCAACGTTGAACGTAGCAAACGATCCGCATCTCTCGCTGCGCTTTATTACCGAGCGCACGCGTACCATAAATATTACCGCTGTGGGTGGTAACGCAACTCTGCTCGAGTTGGGGAACGATACTCACTAA
- the putA gene encoding bifunctional proline dehydrogenase/L-glutamate gamma-semialdehyde dehydrogenase PutA, whose translation MFTATDVLKPEFVQQPLDTLWSLISPLYMVDESQWLQQLLPLATPSAEEKAAIAKSTTQLIEAIRADKKSIQLIDALLLEYSLDTQEGILLMCLAEALMRIPDSATADALIKDKLSVADWKSHLKNSDSVFVNASTWGLMLTGKVIGLADEDTSSPTQAVNRLVNKLSEPVIRKAMYQAMKIMGHQFVRGRTIEEAQKNGRPMRDKGFTYSFDMLGEAALTTADANKYFKDYLMAIESVGRESYGNNTSPAPSVSIKLSALHPRYEVANEARVMSELYTTLEQLLKRAVELDVAITIDAEEADRLELSLKLFAKLYRSETVKGWGKFGLVVQAYSKRALPVLVWLNALAKEQGDLIPLRLVKGAYWDSEVKWSQQRGYENYPVYTRKEATDVAYLACARFLLSENVRGNIFPQFASHNAQTVSSIAVMAQHKDFEFQRLHGMGDSLYNHVMDKYRQPVRIYAPVGSHKDLLPYLVRRLLENGANSSFVHRLVDARCPISELTKHPVEALTSFATLNNTKIPLPSAIFPERKNSYGVNVDIESEAKPFEAQVESFLAKQWIAGPVINGQSLAESMIKEGQAESVTAPYDRRIEVGKIAFASLDHVSAAIEGAQQASAGWQTTPLAEKARCLDSLADLMEANLAELVALCHQEAGKTLHDSIDEVREAVDFCRYYAKQAQNLQPFELQGFDGVKRIASREGLGVFVCISPWNFPLAIFLGQISAALVAGNTVVAKPAEQTSLIAARAVELMQQAGFPAGVIQLIPGRGADIGSALTSHPAIAGVAFTGSTATAQRINVTLAQREAKPVPFIAETGGQNAMIVDSTALPEQVVRDVIRSAFASAGQRCSALRVLFVQQDIADRVISLIQGAMNELSVGLPYLHKTDVGPVIDSKAKEKLRAHLAQMSATQKKVAQLTLDDVCQHGDFIEPSAFEIEGIHVLQEEQFGPILHIVRFKASELTKVVEQINQTGFGLTMGIHSRNETTYRWIEKHARVGNCYINRDQVGAVVGVQPFGGQGLSGTGPKAGGPHYLYRFTQIQFKPTENA comes from the coding sequence ATGTTTACAGCGACAGATGTGTTGAAACCGGAGTTTGTCCAGCAGCCGCTTGATACGCTTTGGTCATTGATCTCCCCATTGTATATGGTGGACGAATCTCAATGGCTACAGCAACTCCTGCCACTGGCGACCCCTTCAGCGGAAGAAAAAGCGGCGATTGCCAAAAGCACCACGCAACTGATAGAAGCGATTCGCGCTGATAAGAAATCGATCCAATTGATCGATGCCCTTTTGCTGGAGTACAGCTTAGATACTCAGGAAGGGATCTTGTTGATGTGTCTGGCTGAGGCGCTGATGCGAATTCCGGACTCGGCCACCGCCGATGCATTGATCAAAGATAAACTCAGTGTGGCCGATTGGAAATCTCACCTAAAGAACTCAGATTCCGTGTTCGTCAACGCCTCCACTTGGGGATTGATGCTGACGGGCAAAGTGATCGGTCTCGCGGATGAAGATACCAGCAGCCCAACGCAAGCCGTGAATCGTTTGGTCAACAAGCTTTCTGAGCCAGTGATCCGCAAAGCGATGTATCAGGCGATGAAGATCATGGGCCACCAATTTGTCCGTGGTCGCACCATCGAAGAAGCGCAGAAAAACGGTCGCCCAATGCGTGATAAAGGCTTCACTTACTCATTTGACATGCTGGGTGAAGCGGCGCTGACCACGGCTGATGCTAATAAATACTTCAAAGATTACCTGATGGCGATTGAGTCGGTGGGCCGTGAAAGCTATGGCAATAATACCAGCCCTGCGCCGTCGGTGTCGATCAAACTTTCTGCACTGCACCCGCGTTATGAAGTGGCCAATGAAGCGCGTGTGATGAGCGAGCTGTATACCACGCTTGAACAACTGCTTAAGCGTGCGGTTGAATTGGATGTCGCCATCACCATTGATGCAGAAGAAGCGGATCGCCTAGAACTGTCGCTCAAGCTGTTTGCCAAACTCTACCGCAGCGAAACGGTTAAAGGGTGGGGTAAGTTTGGCCTCGTTGTTCAGGCGTACTCCAAACGTGCGCTGCCTGTTTTGGTGTGGCTCAACGCACTGGCCAAAGAGCAGGGCGATTTGATCCCGCTGCGTTTGGTAAAAGGCGCCTACTGGGATAGCGAAGTGAAATGGTCGCAGCAGCGCGGTTACGAGAACTATCCAGTCTATACCCGTAAAGAAGCGACCGATGTCGCTTACCTTGCTTGTGCTCGTTTCCTCTTAAGTGAGAACGTGCGCGGCAACATCTTCCCTCAATTTGCCAGCCACAACGCGCAAACCGTCTCGTCGATTGCCGTGATGGCGCAACATAAAGATTTTGAGTTCCAACGTCTACATGGCATGGGCGATTCGCTCTACAACCATGTGATGGACAAATATCGTCAGCCCGTGCGCATCTATGCGCCAGTCGGTAGCCACAAAGATCTGCTGCCTTATTTGGTTCGTCGCTTGCTGGAAAACGGTGCCAACAGCTCGTTTGTACACCGTTTGGTTGACGCGCGCTGCCCAATTTCTGAGCTGACTAAGCATCCAGTCGAAGCGCTGACTTCCTTTGCAACCCTCAACAATACCAAGATCCCACTGCCGAGTGCGATTTTCCCAGAGCGTAAGAACTCGTATGGCGTGAACGTCGATATTGAAAGCGAAGCCAAGCCGTTTGAAGCGCAGGTTGAGTCGTTTTTAGCCAAGCAGTGGATCGCTGGCCCGGTGATCAATGGTCAATCTCTGGCTGAAAGCATGATCAAGGAGGGGCAAGCGGAAAGCGTGACCGCGCCTTATGATCGCCGCATCGAGGTTGGTAAGATCGCCTTTGCGTCACTTGATCATGTTTCCGCCGCGATTGAGGGTGCGCAACAAGCGTCTGCCGGTTGGCAAACCACTCCTCTGGCGGAGAAAGCACGTTGCTTGGACTCGTTAGCGGATCTCATGGAAGCCAATCTGGCCGAGCTGGTGGCACTGTGCCATCAAGAAGCGGGTAAAACGCTACACGACAGCATCGATGAAGTGCGTGAAGCGGTCGATTTCTGTCGTTACTACGCTAAGCAAGCGCAAAACTTGCAACCTTTCGAGTTGCAAGGTTTTGATGGTGTGAAGCGCATCGCTAGCCGTGAAGGCTTGGGTGTGTTCGTCTGTATCAGTCCGTGGAACTTCCCGCTGGCGATCTTCTTAGGGCAAATTTCCGCCGCCTTGGTGGCTGGTAATACCGTTGTCGCTAAACCCGCTGAGCAAACCAGCCTTATCGCAGCGCGCGCGGTGGAGTTAATGCAGCAAGCGGGGTTCCCTGCCGGTGTGATTCAATTGATCCCTGGTCGTGGCGCGGATATCGGCTCAGCGCTGACATCTCATCCTGCGATTGCGGGGGTCGCCTTTACCGGTTCGACCGCAACCGCTCAGCGCATCAACGTGACCTTAGCACAGCGTGAAGCCAAACCCGTGCCATTTATCGCAGAGACGGGTGGGCAGAACGCGATGATCGTCGACAGTACTGCGCTGCCAGAGCAAGTGGTGCGTGATGTGATCCGCTCAGCTTTCGCCTCGGCGGGCCAGCGCTGCTCGGCGTTGCGCGTGCTGTTTGTGCAACAAGACATCGCTGATCGCGTTATTTCTCTGATCCAAGGGGCGATGAACGAGCTGAGCGTTGGTCTGCCGTATTTGCACAAAACCGATGTTGGCCCTGTGATCGATAGTAAAGCAAAAGAGAAGCTACGTGCGCACTTGGCACAGATGAGTGCCACGCAGAAGAAAGTGGCGCAACTGACGCTGGATGACGTCTGCCAGCATGGTGATTTTATCGAACCAAGTGCGTTTGAAATTGAAGGTATCCACGTGCTACAAGAAGAGCAGTTTGGGCCTATTCTGCACATCGTGCGTTTCAAAGCGTCTGAGCTGACGAAAGTGGTTGAGCAGATCAATCAAACGGGTTTTGGCTTGACCATGGGGATACACAGCCGTAACGAGACCACCTATCGCTGGATAGAGAAACATGCGCGAGTCGGTAACTGCTATATCAACCGTGACCAAGTCGGTGCGGTGGTGGGCGTACAACCGTTTGGCGGCCAAGGGCTGTCTGGCACTGGACCGAAAGCAGGTGGCCCACACTATTTGTACCGCTTTACCCAGATCCAATTCAAACCAACTGAGAACGCATAA
- a CDS encoding helix-turn-helix domain-containing protein, whose translation MSEQPKVQSKITPEQSKPRPAELVTLPSYMDCHDHQYTQIVIGLKGQAEFEVRGRGNLVGPGQGCVVTACSDHAFGGVIGQSDILVLNMPLPSGDDPLMLQKINQLEQSHLYFQLDGQIQKLIQMLVREMQASPGDLLLSRACNDTVMALLQRHISAFETPKKESRFDLDAIDRYIESHLSHRISVAQLAGSVFLGESQFHNLFKEQMGITPHQYVLGKRIDMAKELIEKGTLSLGQIAEITGFSGQSTFTHSFTRLQGISPSLYKKQNSVK comes from the coding sequence ATGAGCGAACAACCGAAAGTGCAATCTAAGATCACGCCGGAGCAGAGTAAGCCCAGACCCGCAGAGCTGGTGACGTTACCCTCGTATATGGATTGCCATGATCATCAGTACACGCAAATTGTCATTGGCCTCAAAGGGCAGGCGGAATTTGAAGTGCGCGGGCGCGGTAACTTAGTTGGCCCCGGGCAGGGATGTGTGGTGACGGCGTGCTCTGATCATGCTTTCGGTGGGGTGATTGGTCAGTCGGATATTTTGGTGCTCAATATGCCGCTGCCCAGCGGCGATGATCCTTTGATGCTGCAAAAAATCAATCAGTTGGAGCAATCTCATCTCTACTTTCAGCTAGATGGACAGATCCAAAAATTGATCCAGATGCTAGTGCGTGAAATGCAGGCCAGTCCAGGCGATCTTCTGCTGAGTCGCGCTTGCAACGATACGGTCATGGCGCTGCTACAGCGCCACATCTCAGCGTTTGAGACGCCGAAAAAAGAGTCTCGCTTTGATCTCGACGCGATTGATCGTTACATCGAAAGCCATTTGAGCCATAGGATCAGCGTCGCGCAACTGGCGGGGAGCGTTTTTCTTGGTGAAAGCCAGTTCCATAATTTGTTCAAAGAACAGATGGGCATCACCCCGCATCAGTATGTGTTGGGTAAACGCATCGACATGGCCAAAGAACTGATCGAAAAAGGTACCCTCAGCTTAGGGCAAATTGCCGAAATCACCGGGTTTTCCGGACAAAGCACTTTTACCCACTCCTTCACCCGTCTGCAGGGCATTTCTCCTTCTCTCTACAAAAAGCAAAATAGCGTTAAATAA
- a CDS encoding helix-turn-helix transcriptional regulator yields MTISFTSVEQSLFHQLPGCWGCKDKDSVFRYANHHYAQLIGHRKAEDCIGLTDFQMPSPTTECAAEFQRQDKYVMETGRTLKILDIHPYPDGHWHAHIFTKSPWRNAAGEVQGTIFYGQELTDTAVLEVGYWVCRATGLHQDTRSNFRFDESVSVPKNLTAREQETLFLLLYGRKPQYIAKIMGISIKTVEGHVARLRTKFAANSKNQLIDKALEAGFGSMIPESLLQTQLSVVLNGDQL; encoded by the coding sequence GTGACGATTTCATTTACCTCTGTCGAACAATCTCTTTTTCATCAGTTACCCGGCTGTTGGGGCTGCAAAGATAAAGACTCCGTATTTCGTTACGCCAATCACCACTATGCGCAGTTAATCGGCCATCGCAAAGCAGAAGATTGCATTGGCCTCACCGATTTCCAGATGCCCAGCCCGACTACCGAGTGCGCTGCCGAGTTTCAACGTCAGGATAAATACGTGATGGAAACGGGCCGCACGCTGAAGATCCTCGATATTCACCCTTATCCAGATGGCCACTGGCACGCACACATCTTCACTAAATCCCCTTGGCGTAACGCTGCGGGAGAAGTGCAAGGCACTATTTTCTATGGGCAAGAGCTGACCGACACGGCGGTACTGGAAGTGGGTTACTGGGTGTGCCGCGCTACGGGGCTTCATCAAGATACGCGCAGCAATTTTCGCTTCGATGAATCGGTCAGCGTGCCGAAAAACTTAACCGCGCGAGAGCAGGAGACGCTGTTTTTGCTGCTTTACGGCCGCAAGCCACAATACATCGCGAAAATTATGGGCATTTCCATCAAGACCGTCGAAGGGCACGTGGCACGATTGCGCACTAAATTTGCGGCCAATAGTAAAAATCAACTGATTGATAAAGCGTTAGAGGCAGGATTTGGATCGATGATCCCGGAGAGTTTGTTGCAAACGCAGCTTTCGGTAGTACTCAACGGCGACCAACTGTGA
- the pdxH gene encoding pyridoxamine 5'-phosphate oxidase, which yields MELADIRREYTKGGLRRKDLKENPIDQFNLWLEQAIRANLSDPTAMTVATVDENGMPFQRIVLLKSVDQNGFVFYTNLGSRKAQHLDHNTKISLHFPWHPLERQVHITGTAEKLTAMENLKYFTSRPKESQLAAIASRQSSRISARGVLEGKFLELKQKFANGDIPVPSFWGGFRVKPQSVEFWQGGEHRLHDRFLFSQTEGEWQIDRLAP from the coding sequence ATGGAACTTGCTGATATTCGCCGCGAGTACACCAAAGGTGGTTTGCGACGCAAAGATTTGAAAGAAAATCCGATTGACCAGTTTAATCTTTGGCTGGAACAAGCGATCCGTGCCAATTTAAGCGATCCCACCGCGATGACAGTGGCCACGGTTGATGAAAACGGCATGCCTTTTCAACGCATCGTACTGCTGAAAAGTGTCGATCAAAATGGCTTTGTCTTTTACACCAATTTAGGCAGCCGCAAAGCGCAGCATTTAGATCACAACACCAAAATCAGTCTGCATTTTCCCTGGCATCCACTTGAGCGCCAAGTGCACATTACCGGTACGGCGGAGAAGTTGACGGCGATGGAAAACCTGAAATATTTCACCTCGCGCCCCAAAGAGAGCCAACTGGCGGCGATTGCCAGCCGTCAGAGTAGCCGTATTTCAGCGCGTGGCGTGTTGGAAGGGAAGTTTCTTGAGCTAAAACAGAAGTTCGCTAACGGGGATATTCCGGTGCCCAGCTTCTGGGGTGGTTTCCGTGTTAAGCCGCAAAGCGTGGAATTTTGGCAAGGGGGCGAGCATCGTCTGCACGATCGCTTCCTGTTTAGCCAAACTGAAGGCGAGTGGCAGATCGATCGTCTTGCACCTTAA